From a single Streptomyces misionensis genomic region:
- a CDS encoding bifunctional cytochrome P450/NADPH--P450 reductase: MTQPSVLTAQPVPERPALPLVGHALSLPKGFAATVHMMKEVKELGPVYRVRAFGTELVIVGGLDLVTELADESRFRKNVHPELVDIRQFAGDGLFTAFNHEANWRKAHDILMPAFSLGAMRDYHATMLRVARSLIGKWDQAAGRRAVDVPGDMTRLTFDTIGLCGFDYDFESFRQDDPHPFVEAMTRALAFTQAKGESIPGSELFRPKRSEQFRQDVKLMTNLVDEVIRQRRQSGDTGTRDLLGRMLHTPDARTGRPLDDVNIRNQVITFLIAGHETTSGALSFALYYLTKHPEVLARAQAEVDALWGDAEAPDPDYGDIGKLTYIRQVLNESLRLWPTAPAFAVEPLQDTVIGGKYGVRKGETLMVLTPALHRDPAWGENVELFDPERFTQEQEEKRSVHLFKPFGNGERACIGRQFALHEATLLLGLLVHRYRLIDHTDYQLSIKQTLTLKPDDFTLKLARRTTQDRRRAAVTAGGTTAAPSAGTVRRASGTALTLLHGSNLGTCAGIARDVSDAGEEHGFAPSVAPLDHATGKLDPSAGPLVIVAASYNGRPTDDAAEFVAWLEDLEPGSLTGLPYAVLGVGDRNWAATYQRIPTLIDERLTAAGAVPLLARGAADASGDFAGAVDRWTADLWTALLERYGDATADATVAAEPEEGQGLYELEDATDSVIGGLAARHGLQPMEVLDARELVDTDHELGRSKRFLRLRLPEGVTYRTADHLAILPSNPEALVQRVAARFGLDLDRTVRLRARRRSRSALPVDRPLTLRRLLGDFVELQDAATPEQVAVLAEYTACPPEKQPLAALAAAEPEDFREQVTSRGRSLLDLLEQYRACELPFEQFLELLPVLRPRHYSISSSAQASPGEVDLMVSLLAAPHRCGEGTFRGIASHYVQTVQAGDVVQARVLPCSDSFRLPEDPSVPVILVSAGTGLAPFRGAVLDRHHTGSTGTLLCYFGCDHPAVDYLHREEFELAEAAGAVSMRPTFMHAPVDGARFVQERIAREADEVWAVLEAGGKVYICGDGRRMAPAVREAFMAIYRERTGADAGAAAGWLIGLVESGRYVEDVWAG, from the coding sequence ATGACCCAGCCGTCCGTCCTCACGGCCCAGCCGGTGCCCGAGCGCCCGGCCCTGCCCTTGGTCGGCCATGCCCTCTCGCTGCCGAAGGGCTTCGCCGCGACCGTCCACATGATGAAAGAGGTCAAGGAACTCGGGCCGGTCTACCGGGTTCGCGCCTTCGGGACCGAGTTGGTGATCGTGGGCGGCCTGGACCTCGTGACGGAACTGGCCGACGAGTCCCGCTTCCGCAAGAACGTGCACCCCGAGCTGGTCGACATCCGCCAGTTCGCCGGGGACGGCCTGTTCACCGCCTTCAACCACGAGGCGAACTGGCGGAAGGCACATGACATCCTCATGCCGGCGTTCTCACTGGGCGCGATGCGCGACTACCACGCGACGATGCTGCGGGTCGCCCGCTCCCTGATCGGCAAATGGGACCAGGCTGCGGGCCGGCGTGCCGTGGACGTCCCCGGGGACATGACCCGGCTGACCTTCGACACCATCGGTCTGTGCGGCTTCGACTACGACTTCGAGTCGTTCCGCCAGGACGACCCCCACCCGTTCGTGGAGGCCATGACGCGAGCCCTGGCGTTCACCCAGGCGAAGGGGGAGTCCATCCCCGGCTCGGAGCTGTTCCGGCCCAAGCGGTCCGAGCAGTTCCGCCAGGACGTCAAGCTCATGACGAACCTCGTCGACGAGGTCATCCGGCAGCGCAGGCAGTCCGGCGACACCGGCACCCGGGATCTGCTCGGCAGGATGCTGCACACCCCGGACGCGCGCACGGGCCGGCCGCTGGACGACGTCAACATCCGCAACCAGGTCATCACGTTCCTCATCGCCGGGCACGAGACGACCAGCGGTGCCCTGTCCTTCGCCCTGTACTACCTGACCAAGCACCCGGAAGTCCTCGCGCGGGCGCAGGCCGAGGTCGACGCCCTGTGGGGCGACGCGGAGGCGCCCGACCCGGACTACGGTGACATCGGCAAGCTCACCTACATACGGCAGGTGCTCAACGAGAGCCTCCGGCTGTGGCCGACCGCCCCCGCCTTCGCGGTGGAGCCCCTTCAGGACACGGTCATCGGCGGCAAGTACGGCGTCCGCAAGGGCGAGACGCTGATGGTCCTCACCCCGGCTCTGCACCGCGACCCCGCCTGGGGCGAGAACGTCGAGCTGTTCGACCCCGAGCGCTTCACCCAGGAGCAGGAGGAGAAGCGTTCCGTCCACCTGTTCAAGCCGTTCGGCAACGGCGAACGTGCTTGCATCGGACGCCAGTTCGCCCTGCACGAGGCCACGCTCCTGCTGGGTCTCCTCGTCCACCGCTACCGGCTGATCGACCACACCGACTACCAGCTGTCGATCAAGCAGACACTCACCCTCAAGCCCGACGACTTCACGCTCAAGCTCGCCCGGCGCACCACCCAGGACCGCCGCCGGGCCGCCGTGACGGCGGGCGGGACGACAGCGGCACCGAGCGCGGGCACGGTCCGGCGGGCATCCGGCACGGCGCTCACCCTGCTGCACGGCTCCAACCTCGGCACCTGCGCCGGCATCGCCCGCGACGTGTCGGACGCAGGCGAGGAACACGGGTTCGCCCCTTCCGTGGCCCCCCTCGACCACGCCACCGGGAAGCTGGACCCCTCCGCCGGCCCACTGGTGATCGTGGCTGCCTCCTACAACGGCCGGCCCACCGACGACGCCGCCGAATTCGTCGCCTGGCTGGAAGATCTCGAGCCCGGCTCGCTCACCGGCCTCCCGTACGCCGTGCTCGGCGTCGGCGACCGCAACTGGGCCGCCACCTACCAGCGGATCCCCACTCTGATCGACGAACGCCTCACGGCGGCCGGAGCCGTACCCCTCCTCGCCCGCGGCGCGGCGGACGCCTCCGGTGACTTCGCCGGCGCGGTCGACCGCTGGACCGCCGACCTGTGGACCGCTCTCCTGGAGCGGTACGGCGACGCCACGGCCGACGCCACCGTGGCCGCGGAGCCCGAGGAGGGCCAGGGCCTCTACGAACTGGAGGACGCCACCGACTCGGTCATCGGCGGCCTCGCCGCCCGACACGGTCTCCAGCCCATGGAGGTCCTCGACGCCCGCGAACTCGTCGACACGGACCACGAACTCGGCCGCTCCAAGCGCTTCCTGCGTCTTCGCCTGCCCGAGGGCGTCACCTACCGCACGGCCGACCACCTCGCGATCCTGCCGAGCAACCCGGAGGCACTCGTCCAGCGGGTCGCCGCCCGCTTCGGACTCGACCTGGACCGCACGGTCCGCCTGCGCGCCCGCCGCCGCAGCCGGAGTGCCCTGCCCGTCGACCGGCCGCTGACCCTGCGCCGCCTCCTCGGCGACTTCGTGGAGCTCCAGGACGCCGCCACCCCCGAGCAGGTGGCCGTACTCGCCGAGTACACCGCCTGCCCGCCCGAGAAGCAGCCCCTGGCCGCCCTCGCCGCCGCCGAGCCCGAGGACTTCCGCGAGCAGGTGACCTCACGGGGGCGCAGCCTCCTGGACCTCCTGGAGCAGTACCGTGCCTGCGAGCTGCCCTTCGAACAGTTCCTGGAACTGCTGCCGGTCCTCCGGCCCCGTCACTACTCCATCTCCTCCTCCGCCCAGGCGTCGCCCGGCGAGGTGGACCTGATGGTGTCGCTCCTCGCGGCGCCCCACCGCTGCGGCGAGGGCACCTTCCGCGGCATCGCCTCGCACTACGTCCAGACCGTGCAGGCCGGCGACGTCGTCCAGGCCAGGGTGCTGCCGTGCAGCGACTCCTTCCGCCTCCCCGAGGACCCGTCCGTCCCGGTGATCCTGGTCAGCGCGGGCACCGGCCTCGCGCCCTTCCGCGGCGCGGTCCTCGACCGGCACCACACCGGGTCCACCGGCACCCTGCTCTGCTACTTCGGCTGCGACCACCCCGCCGTCGACTACCTCCACCGCGAGGAGTTCGAGCTGGCCGAGGCGGCCGGAGCCGTCAGCATGCGTCCCACCTTCATGCACGCGCCCGTCGACGGTGCCCGCTTCGTCCAGGAGCGCATCGCCCGGGAAGCCGACGAGGTCTGGGCCGTGTTGGAGGCCGGCGGCAAGGTCTACATCTGCGGCGACGGGCGGCGGATGGCGCCCGCGGTGCGCGAGGCGTTCATGGCGATCTACCGCGAGCGGACGGGCGCGGACGCGGGGGCGGCGGCGGGCTGGCTGATCGGCCTCGTCGAGTCCGGTCGCTATGTGGAGGACGTCTGGGCCGGCTGA
- a CDS encoding TetR/AcrR family transcriptional regulator — MAHVSAAERRPQLIKAAIALMTREGVTAGSTRAIAAELGVAQATVHYTFGTKEDLYRAVMEQLTGDLIARVTRAAPQDAGFEETIAAMAGALWRTGEEESSGYRLLTELAMLALRTPGLVEARTAHYQQVNEVTERIFAETAARTGYVLAQPAGLIARFFLSGFDGLTMQRLYTPGEPADDTGLRALIAATVALAGGRLELADVRTG, encoded by the coding sequence ATGGCTCATGTCTCCGCGGCCGAGCGCCGACCCCAGCTGATCAAGGCGGCCATCGCCCTCATGACGAGGGAGGGCGTGACCGCGGGCAGTACGCGTGCCATCGCCGCGGAGCTGGGTGTCGCCCAGGCGACGGTCCACTACACGTTCGGCACCAAGGAGGATCTCTACCGGGCGGTCATGGAACAGCTCACCGGGGACCTGATCGCGCGGGTCACGCGGGCCGCTCCGCAGGACGCGGGCTTCGAGGAGACGATCGCCGCGATGGCCGGCGCCCTGTGGCGCACGGGCGAGGAGGAGTCGAGCGGATACCGGCTGCTGACGGAGCTGGCCATGCTGGCCCTGCGCACCCCTGGTCTCGTCGAAGCCCGTACGGCCCACTACCAGCAGGTCAACGAGGTCACGGAGCGCATCTTCGCCGAGACCGCGGCCCGCACCGGTTACGTCCTCGCCCAGCCCGCGGGCCTGATCGCCCGGTTCTTCCTCTCCGGCTTCGACGGCCTGACGATGCAGCGTCTCTACACCCCGGGAGAGCCCGCGGACGACACCGGCCTGCGGGCCTTGATCGCCGCGACCGTCGCACTGGCCGGTGGCAGGCTCGAACTCGCGGACGTCCGGACCGGCTGA
- a CDS encoding diacylglycerol/lipid kinase family protein: MAATAAVVVLLLALGGGGLLVVAAGILGLVVCAAGLWWFVARRGLMRLLGAFVAVAAPVGVLVFYARSGLWLIALISSLCWAAAVTCGRAALHRARPPRSQRPVRARRPKRAVLIMNPKSGGGKVARFGLVERARRLGARVILLDPSAPADVGELARDAVEDGADLLGVAGGDGTQALVAAVAAEHGLPFLVISAGTRNHFAMDLGLDRTDPSRCLDALADGEEIRVDLGDVCGRPFVNTVSFGVYADIVQSPEYRDDKTGTALRLMPDLLAREGARRLDARVDDTRVADQQALLISNNPYVSPDELGGGGRRPVLDDGELGVIGIRVENAAQAAELALRGAQAPGLTVTTARRVEVTAGEPRLPATAGGEEERIPVAAGGEEERIPVAVDGEALWLRTPVVCSVRPRALRVLLPRDRPGVPPAAPPVDWRRLLALACGRAEHTAPGEAVPHRRTVPLTGTRRRPGRVS; the protein is encoded by the coding sequence GTGGCGGCGACCGCCGCCGTGGTGGTGCTGCTGCTCGCGCTGGGCGGGGGCGGACTGCTCGTGGTCGCGGCCGGAATCCTCGGGCTGGTGGTCTGCGCGGCCGGCCTCTGGTGGTTCGTGGCCCGGCGCGGCCTGATGCGGCTGCTGGGCGCCTTCGTGGCCGTCGCGGCGCCGGTCGGCGTGCTGGTGTTCTACGCCCGAAGCGGTCTGTGGCTGATCGCGTTGATCTCCAGCCTGTGCTGGGCGGCGGCGGTGACCTGCGGCCGGGCGGCGCTGCACCGGGCGCGGCCGCCTCGGTCGCAGCGGCCCGTCCGCGCACGTCGGCCGAAGCGGGCGGTGCTGATCATGAACCCGAAGTCGGGCGGTGGCAAGGTCGCCCGCTTCGGCCTCGTGGAGCGGGCGCGGCGACTGGGCGCGCGGGTGATCCTCCTGGACCCGTCGGCCCCGGCCGACGTGGGCGAACTGGCCCGTGACGCCGTGGAAGACGGTGCCGACCTGCTCGGTGTCGCCGGCGGTGACGGTACTCAGGCCCTGGTCGCGGCCGTCGCCGCCGAACACGGACTGCCGTTCCTCGTGATCTCCGCGGGCACCCGCAACCACTTCGCCATGGACCTCGGCCTCGACCGCACCGACCCGTCCCGCTGTCTCGACGCCCTGGCCGACGGCGAGGAGATCCGGGTCGACCTCGGCGACGTCTGCGGCCGTCCCTTCGTCAACACGGTGTCCTTCGGCGTGTACGCGGACATCGTCCAGAGCCCCGAGTACCGCGACGACAAGACGGGCACCGCCCTGAGGCTGATGCCGGACCTCCTGGCCCGCGAGGGGGCGCGACGGCTCGACGCGCGGGTGGACGACACCCGGGTCGCGGACCAGCAGGCGTTGTTGATCAGCAACAACCCGTACGTCTCGCCCGACGAGCTGGGCGGCGGCGGGCGCCGGCCCGTGCTCGACGACGGTGAGCTGGGTGTGATCGGGATCAGGGTGGAGAACGCGGCGCAGGCGGCGGAGCTGGCGCTGCGGGGCGCACAGGCGCCGGGGCTCACCGTGACGACCGCGCGGCGGGTCGAGGTGACGGCCGGGGAACCGCGGCTCCCGGCGACGGCGGGCGGGGAGGAGGAGCGGATCCCGGTGGCGGCGGGCGGCGAGGAGGAGCGGATCCCGGTGGCGGTGGACGGGGAGGCGCTATGGCTGCGCACACCGGTCGTGTGCTCGGTACGGCCCCGCGCGCTACGGGTGCTGCTGCCACGCGACCGCCCCGGCGTACCGCCGGCGGCGCCTCCGGTCGACTGGCGGCGACTGCTCGCCCTCGCGTGCGGTCGTGCCGAGCACACGGCGCCGGGCGAGGCCGTACCTCACCGCCGGACCGTCCCTTTGACCGGCACACGGCGCCGGCCGGGGCGCGTGAGCTGA
- a CDS encoding phytanoyl-CoA dioxygenase family protein, translating to MTAQQQPQTLSSVTADTPTEEVLELLSRDGGVIVRNFLTADQMNRFNTEIEPPLRALRPGSTHEDEMVAAFHGSNTKRLTNLVTHSATFRNEILEHPLVHEICDRIFLPESGTYWMTTAQVIEIGPHSQAQMLHRDLENWFPFIGMGPDGPEVTLNFLIALTDFTEENGATRVIPGSNHWSDFEDRGTPEQTVPAVMNAGDALLFSGKTAHGGGANRTGDEYRRAVAFALNPGYLTGEEAYPFLVDMEVARTLSPRVQRMLGFRSQYPTGSPGLWQVDYADLGDYLGL from the coding sequence ATGACAGCACAGCAGCAGCCCCAGACCCTGTCGTCGGTGACGGCTGACACGCCGACGGAAGAGGTCCTCGAACTCCTCAGCCGCGACGGAGGCGTCATCGTCAGGAACTTCCTGACGGCGGATCAGATGAACCGCTTCAACACCGAGATCGAGCCGCCGCTGAGGGCGCTTCGCCCGGGCTCGACCCACGAGGACGAAATGGTGGCCGCCTTCCACGGCAGCAACACCAAGCGACTCACGAACCTGGTCACGCACAGCGCCACGTTCCGCAACGAGATCCTCGAACACCCGCTGGTCCACGAGATCTGCGACCGGATCTTCCTCCCGGAGTCGGGCACGTACTGGATGACCACCGCCCAGGTGATCGAGATCGGCCCCCACAGCCAGGCGCAGATGCTGCACCGGGACCTGGAGAACTGGTTCCCGTTCATCGGCATGGGGCCCGACGGTCCGGAGGTCACCCTCAACTTCCTCATCGCCCTGACCGACTTCACGGAGGAGAACGGCGCCACCCGAGTCATCCCCGGGAGCAACCACTGGAGCGACTTCGAGGACCGCGGGACTCCCGAGCAGACCGTCCCCGCGGTCATGAACGCCGGAGACGCCCTGCTGTTCAGCGGCAAGACCGCGCACGGTGGTGGCGCCAACCGGACCGGCGACGAGTACCGGCGGGCCGTGGCCTTCGCCCTCAACCCGGGCTACCTCACCGGTGAGGAGGCGTACCCCTTCCTGGTGGACATGGAGGTCGCCAGGACGCTCTCGCCGCGCGTCCAGCGCATGCTCGGGTTCCGCTCCCAGTACCCGACCGGCTCTCCTGGCCTGTGGCAGGTCGACTACGCCGACCTGGGCGACTACCTCGGCCTCTGA
- a CDS encoding class I adenylate-forming enzyme family protein, whose product MAVDEGRRRDTFPDGAGSGTDAVPGSLVAAWKARVAKNPEGTALRYFDGALSAREVDAASDALAAAFEARGTGRGDRVGVYLQNIPQYALVLLALWKLGATALGLNPMYRRRELRRIIDDSGAVGVVCADADVHETLGTLAGSTVRWLISTSPLDYQSRDDPRVFATTRRHAPAPDGDLVALIGEFTGRGPSPVQPTCDDVAFLTYTSGTTGPPKGAMNTHGNVLSVVSAYASWTGLSDGDVVLAIAPLFHITGAVVNATVSLLTDTTLVLTGRFHPEVVLEAFAEHGVTCTIGSITAYNAICELPQAGPRHFASVKALYSGGAPIPPAAVERFLERFGVYLHNGYGMTETTSAVIAVPPGDRAPVHPPSGTLSIGKPLPHLTARVVDPDGNPLPSGAQGELELSGPQVVPGYWGKPEATRRTMPEGRLRTGDVAVIDEQGWVYLVDRLKDQINVSGYKVWPREVEDALYEHPSVLEAAVVGQPDAYRGETVVAYVSLKAGRTATAEELIAFSRERLAAYKCPRLVRFLADLPKTQSGKIRRAELRGGIDGTGPHSPGDGTR is encoded by the coding sequence ATGGCTGTGGACGAGGGCCGGCGGAGGGACACGTTCCCCGATGGGGCCGGCTCGGGGACGGATGCGGTTCCCGGCTCGCTGGTGGCCGCCTGGAAGGCACGCGTGGCGAAGAACCCGGAGGGGACGGCGCTCCGCTACTTCGACGGCGCCCTGTCCGCGCGGGAGGTGGACGCGGCGTCGGACGCCCTGGCCGCCGCGTTCGAGGCCCGCGGGACCGGGCGGGGTGATCGCGTCGGCGTGTACCTGCAGAACATCCCGCAGTACGCGCTGGTGCTGCTGGCCCTGTGGAAGCTGGGGGCCACGGCACTGGGGCTCAATCCGATGTACCGGCGCCGGGAGCTGCGCCGGATCATCGACGACTCCGGCGCGGTCGGGGTCGTCTGCGCGGACGCGGACGTCCACGAGACGCTCGGCACGCTGGCGGGGAGCACGGTCCGGTGGCTGATCAGCACGTCACCGCTGGACTACCAATCCCGCGACGATCCGCGGGTCTTCGCGACGACGCGACGCCACGCCCCGGCACCGGACGGCGATCTGGTGGCGCTGATCGGTGAGTTCACGGGCCGCGGCCCCTCGCCCGTACAGCCGACCTGCGACGACGTCGCGTTCCTGACCTACACCTCCGGCACGACGGGGCCGCCGAAGGGCGCCATGAACACCCACGGCAACGTGCTGAGCGTGGTGTCGGCCTACGCGTCCTGGACCGGTCTGAGCGACGGGGACGTCGTACTCGCCATCGCCCCGCTGTTCCACATCACCGGCGCGGTGGTCAACGCGACGGTCTCCCTGCTCACCGACACCACGCTCGTCCTCACGGGCCGGTTCCACCCCGAGGTCGTGCTGGAGGCCTTCGCCGAGCACGGCGTGACCTGCACCATCGGCTCCATCACGGCGTACAACGCGATCTGCGAACTGCCGCAGGCCGGTCCGCGGCACTTCGCGTCGGTGAAGGCGTTGTACTCCGGAGGCGCGCCGATCCCGCCGGCCGCCGTCGAGCGGTTCCTGGAGCGGTTCGGCGTCTACCTCCACAACGGCTACGGGATGACCGAGACGACGTCCGCCGTCATCGCCGTGCCTCCGGGGGACCGGGCGCCCGTCCATCCGCCGAGCGGGACGCTGTCCATCGGCAAACCCCTGCCGCACCTCACCGCGCGCGTCGTCGACCCGGACGGCAACCCGCTGCCGAGCGGGGCGCAGGGCGAACTCGAGCTGAGCGGACCGCAGGTGGTGCCCGGGTACTGGGGCAAGCCCGAGGCCACCCGCCGGACGATGCCGGAGGGCCGGCTTCGTACCGGCGACGTCGCCGTCATCGACGAGCAGGGCTGGGTCTACCTGGTGGACCGGCTCAAGGACCAGATCAACGTGTCCGGTTACAAGGTATGGCCGCGCGAGGTGGAGGACGCGCTGTACGAGCATCCGTCCGTGCTGGAGGCCGCGGTCGTCGGGCAGCCGGACGCGTACCGCGGCGAGACCGTCGTCGCCTACGTCTCGCTCAAGGCGGGCCGGACCGCCACGGCGGAGGAGCTGATCGCCTTCTCCCGTGAGCGGCTGGCCGCCTACAAGTGCCCCCGCCTGGTCCGTTTCCTCGCCGACCTGCCCAAGACGCAGAGCGGCAAGATCCGGCGCGCCGAACTCCGCGGCGGCATCGACGGCACCGGGCCGCACTCGCCCGGGGACGGGACGCGGTGA
- a CDS encoding long-chain-fatty-acid--CoA ligase: protein MLNLSVLLEDSARTYPDRDAVVLGPARLTYAQVDAAANRVANLLADRGVRPGDKVALSCPNLPWFPIVYYGILKAGAVVVPLNILLKGREIAYHLADSGAKAYFCFEGDAGLPMGAQGHAGFTEAAGCEHFFLITADPGADSPIGGVETLGAALRGTATTFDTIGTTGDDPAVLLYTSGTTGQAKGAELSHANLVLNALACNRLLDNQPASDTHLLVLPLFHSFGATVQMNAGFSTASTLVLMPRFDARQAVSLMQREDITFFAGVPTMWWGLLRALTDEVDVERIARNLRVGVSGGASLPAEIIKQVRERLGVRVLEGYGLSETSPVVTFSDPAQKPRPGSIGLPVWGVELKLVDSDWSEVEDDGTGSAIGEIAVRGHNVMKGYHGRPEATAEAIRDGWFRTGDLARRDKDGFYYIVDRAKDLIIRGGFNVYPREIEEVLMTHPAISLAAVVGVPHESHGEEIKAFVILDRGADVSPDELIAWGKEQMAGHKYPRIVEIVETLPMTSTGKILKRELV, encoded by the coding sequence ATGCTGAACCTCTCCGTCCTGCTCGAGGACTCCGCTCGTACGTACCCGGACCGGGACGCGGTGGTCCTCGGCCCGGCGCGCCTCACCTACGCCCAGGTCGACGCGGCCGCCAACCGGGTCGCCAACCTCCTGGCCGACCGCGGCGTCCGGCCCGGCGACAAGGTCGCGCTCAGTTGTCCGAACCTGCCCTGGTTCCCGATCGTCTACTACGGGATCCTCAAGGCCGGCGCCGTCGTCGTACCGCTCAACATCCTGCTCAAGGGCCGGGAGATCGCCTACCACCTGGCCGACTCGGGGGCGAAGGCGTACTTCTGCTTCGAGGGAGACGCGGGTCTGCCGATGGGCGCGCAGGGACACGCCGGGTTCACCGAGGCCGCGGGCTGCGAGCACTTCTTCCTCATCACCGCCGATCCCGGCGCGGACAGCCCGATCGGGGGCGTCGAGACCCTGGGCGCCGCGCTGCGCGGCACGGCGACGACGTTCGACACCATCGGGACCACGGGGGACGACCCGGCCGTGCTGCTCTACACGAGTGGTACGACAGGACAGGCGAAGGGCGCCGAACTCAGCCACGCCAACCTCGTTCTCAACGCCCTCGCCTGCAACCGGCTGTTGGACAACCAGCCCGCCTCGGACACCCACCTGCTCGTGCTGCCGCTGTTCCACTCCTTCGGCGCGACCGTGCAGATGAACGCCGGCTTCTCGACGGCGAGCACACTGGTGCTGATGCCACGCTTCGACGCCCGGCAGGCGGTGTCCCTGATGCAGCGGGAGGACATCACCTTCTTCGCCGGCGTCCCCACCATGTGGTGGGGCCTGTTGCGGGCGCTCACCGACGAGGTCGACGTCGAGCGGATCGCACGGAACCTGCGCGTGGGCGTCTCCGGCGGGGCCTCGCTCCCCGCCGAGATCATCAAGCAGGTCAGGGAGCGGCTGGGCGTCCGGGTCCTGGAGGGCTACGGGCTCTCCGAGACCTCGCCGGTGGTGACCTTCAGCGATCCGGCGCAAAAGCCCCGGCCCGGTTCCATCGGCCTGCCGGTCTGGGGCGTGGAGCTCAAGCTCGTCGACTCGGACTGGTCCGAGGTCGAGGACGACGGCACGGGAAGCGCCATCGGGGAGATCGCGGTCAGGGGCCACAACGTGATGAAGGGCTACCACGGCCGCCCCGAGGCCACCGCCGAAGCGATCAGGGACGGCTGGTTCCGCACCGGCGACCTCGCCCGCAGGGACAAGGACGGCTTCTACTACATCGTCGACCGGGCGAAGGACCTGATCATCCGCGGCGGCTTCAACGTGTACCCGCGCGAGATCGAGGAGGTCCTGATGACGCACCCGGCGATCAGCCTGGCGGCGGTCGTCGGCGTGCCGCACGAGAGCCACGGCGAGGAGATCAAGGCGTTCGTCATCCTCGACCGCGGCGCCGACGTCAGTCCCGACGAGCTGATCGCCTGGGGCAAGGAGCAGATGGCCGGGCACAAATACCCGCGCATCGTGGAAATCGTCGAGACGCTGCCGATGACGTCCACCGGAAAGATCCTCAAGCGCGAACTCGTGTGA
- a CDS encoding aspartate aminotransferase family protein produces MAFERTGRSVGGGVGSGLRAAMPPHPLFVQEARGAYVWDLDGDRYIDYVMAWGPLVLGHGDARVLSAVSEVAKKMQVVGTGHPLEYLAAEAVLEAVPHGERLLWSNTGTEAVQVALRLARAATGRRRVLKFARSYHGWHDTVYAGMSEDDCDRPAAPGGRGQSTSVLDDLVVARFNDVQLAERLLSESVERDIAAVLVDPVMSNAGVEAPAPRFLSTLRTLCDRHGVVLVFDEVIAGFRIARGGAAEKYGVLPDLSVFGKAMAGGFTQSAVVGRAELVDQVTAGVVHAGTFNANPIALAAVAATMRALADPAVYELLEQTSCEFEALVGGALGPSADFGRFNRVGSLLQYVPPGGATRLHGTGGLWTVILEGMLRQGFLFMPSGKVFVSTAHTTADIEATAEALDRLLRRW; encoded by the coding sequence TTGGCGTTCGAGCGAACCGGGCGCAGCGTCGGCGGCGGTGTGGGGTCGGGCCTGCGCGCCGCGATGCCTCCCCACCCGCTCTTCGTACAGGAGGCACGGGGCGCGTACGTCTGGGACCTGGACGGCGACCGGTACATCGACTACGTGATGGCCTGGGGCCCGCTCGTCCTCGGTCACGGTGATGCGCGCGTGCTGTCCGCGGTGTCCGAGGTCGCGAAGAAGATGCAGGTCGTCGGCACGGGCCACCCGCTCGAATATCTCGCGGCGGAAGCGGTCCTCGAAGCCGTGCCGCACGGCGAGCGACTGCTGTGGAGCAACACGGGGACCGAGGCGGTGCAGGTCGCGCTGCGCCTCGCGCGAGCCGCCACCGGGCGCCGCCGTGTCCTCAAGTTCGCCAGGAGCTACCACGGCTGGCACGACACCGTGTACGCCGGGATGTCCGAGGACGACTGCGACCGCCCCGCGGCCCCCGGCGGACGAGGGCAGTCGACCAGCGTGCTGGACGACCTGGTCGTGGCGCGCTTCAACGACGTACAGCTGGCCGAGCGCCTGCTGAGCGAGTCCGTGGAGCGTGACATCGCGGCCGTGCTCGTCGACCCGGTCATGAGCAACGCCGGCGTCGAGGCACCCGCACCGCGATTCCTGTCGACGCTGCGCACCCTCTGCGACCGGCACGGTGTCGTCCTCGTCTTCGACGAGGTGATCGCCGGGTTCCGGATCGCCCGGGGCGGGGCGGCCGAGAAGTACGGCGTGCTGCCCGACCTGTCCGTCTTCGGGAAGGCGATGGCCGGCGGTTTCACCCAGAGCGCCGTCGTCGGCCGGGCGGAGCTGGTCGACCAGGTGACGGCCGGTGTCGTCCACGCCGGAACCTTCAACGCCAACCCGATCGCACTGGCCGCCGTCGCGGCGACGATGCGCGCCCTGGCCGATCCCGCGGTCTACGAGCTGCTCGAACAGACCTCGTGCGAGTTCGAGGCCCTCGTCGGTGGCGCTCTCGGTCCCTCTGCTGACTTCGGTCGCTTCAACCGCGTCGGCTCGCTCCTCCAGTACGTCCCTCCCGGCGGGGCCACCAGGCTCCACGGAACCGGCGGGCTCTGGACCGTGATCCTCGAAGGGATGCTGCGTCAGGGCTTCCTGTTCATGCCGTCCGGCAAGGTCTTCGTCAGCACCGCACACACCACCGCCGACATCGAGGCGACGGCCGAGGCCCTCGACCGGCTGCTGCGGAGGTGGTGA